A segment of the Campylobacter concisus genome:
TATTCATGCGAATAACCATCCATAGTATCTTTTATTACTTTATATATCTCAAATTTTACGGTAGTTGTTGCACCCATTTTATATACATATCTAATTAAATTTTTAATATATAATATAAAATCATCTATGTTTTTATTAGGCAAGTTATCTTCTTGTATATTTTTAAACAGATATATAAAGATTGCTATTTTTGGGATATTATTTGAATATACATTAATAATTTCAAGCCACTTAGAAATTTCTTTGTCCGTATCACTACTTGGCTTTTTCAATAAAATACAATAATACTCTACACATAAAACTATTTTCTCTAAATCGCTCATAATTTCACTATAATTTTGCTTTTTCAATGCCTTTGTATATTCACCATCAGTTGTAAAAAAGACCCTTAAACTCTTTTCGACCTTTATATCCGCATTTTTTCCACGAATTATATGCATATAAACACGAAATACATCATCTATTTTATAATTTATAGCATCACATCTTTTTGCCATCTCATTCCATCGCTCTATAAAATCATCTTGCTTGGATATGTTAATAGCGGCACTATAAATTTGTGCTTTAAATATATCGGCATCAGATAGATCAAGTCCCCTATTGTTAATGGTTTCAAATATCGTTAATGCGCTATTTCTAGCTTTATCTTGAGTGCTTTCCTTTGTCTCTATTGGCAAAAGAAATACTTTATCTAGTAAAAAATCTATAAACTGTTGCAAATCAAATTTATCACGTTGTTTTTTAAGCTCAGATAGAAAATATGTAATATTTGCATGAAATTTTGATTTTTTATTATCAAAATTTATATCTTCTATTTCTAAACATTCTTTAAGATTATCATTATCAGACTCCTCAAAAACAGCCGTTTTTACTCGTTGTTTCTTATCACTTTCGTCTCTTCTATTTTTAGCCCATAAAATATTCTCTAATGCTGTATTTTTATCATCATATAAGGATAATGCCTTCGCTAACAACACAATAGTAATAAGACGCTGTTGCCCATCTATAACCTCACAATATCCTTTGTTGTCATTGCCTCTGGCTAAAACTATATTTCCTAAAAAGTATCCATCATCCTTTTCGTTACCCATAGAACTATCTTCAAAAACATTAAACAAATCATCCCATAAAATTTGACAATTTTGCTCATCCCAAGAATATGGACGTTGATAGTTAGGAATTAAATATTCTACATTAGCAAAAATATTTAAAATAGATTTCTGCTCTGCATTTAGATTAAGTGCCATTTTGTCTCCTTTAAGTTTGTCTAGTCCTCCCTGACCCGCAAAAATACGGGAAATCTCGGAAGTCCTTTTGCCGTTAAATTTTGATATTTATATGTTATGACCGAGCCGATCTTTGGTGGGTTTGCGCGCTCTTTGTCACTAAAACCAGAGCCTATTTTAAAGCGTTTTTTATCGCTTAAATTTTCGCAAACGACCGAGCCAAGAAGCCCGCTAAATTTGCCCTGCCCTACCTTATGTGCGACCACCACGCACTCGGCGTCGTTAAATTTTTTATATTTTAGCACGTTTTGACTGCGACCTCGCTCATACGCAGCGTTTGGTTCGCGCACGACCGCGCCCTCTCCGCTTTTTGCGATGACAGCCTCCGCAAACGCCTCAAATTCGGCGTTATCTTTTACTTTTACCTGCTTGATTATCTTTAAATTTTGCCCTGCCTGCGGATTTTGCAAGATAAATTTTTCAAGCTCGCTAAGCCGCTCTAAAAGCCCGCCACTTGCCTCTGGCACGTCAAAAACGTGAAATTTAAGCCTGTTCCACGCCTTTTCATCTGGCAGCTTATCCATCACACTTGCTTGAATTTCTTCAAATTTAAGCTCCTTTGCGTAAAGCTCACCATCAAGTGCAAATTTAGGGAAATTTTTAGTAAAACTTAGTGGTGCATTTAGCTTTTTGCCCTGCCTTGAGAGCAAATTCTCTCCGTCCCAGTAGGCACGCACGCCATCAAGCTTCTCGCTAGCTAGCCAGCCACTGACGTTTTGATCTTTATACTCGCTAAGGCGTAATAGTTCAAGAGAAAATGCAAAATTTAAAAGCACCAAAAGTGCAAAAACTATCCTAATCAGCCTTTTGCCTTGCAAAAACAATAGTCCATATGATCATCCACCACGCCCACGCTTTGCAAAAAGGCATAGGTGCTAACAGAGCCTAGAAACTTAAACCCTCGCTTTTTTAACTCCTTTGCCACAAAATGAGACATAGGCGTAGTTGCCGGCACTTGCTTGATATTTTGGTAGTGATTGATGATCTGCTTGCCGTCAAATTTGGGGTCAAATTTTCTTAGTAAATGTCCCCAAAGATAGTAATAAAAGCTGCCAAATTCTTTCGTTACTGATAAAAATGCAAGGGCGTTTGTGGCAAGCGATTTTAGTTTTAATCTATTACGTATCAGCCCTTCGTTTTGCATAAATTTAGCTATCTCAACCTCGCCATAAAGCTTGATCTTTTCAGGGTCAAAGCCGTCAAACGCCGCTCTCATAGCCTCTCTTTTTTGAAGCACTCCATGCCACGAAAGTCCTGCTTGAAAGCCCTCTAAAACTATCATCTCAAAAAATTTTCTATCATCTTTTACGACCTTGCCCCACTCATTATCGTGGTAGGCTATGTCAAGCTCGCCCTTGGCCCACTCGCAACGTCTCATTTAAATTTTGATCCCGTAAAACTCGCTATACCACTCGACAAATTTAGCCACGCCGTCGTTTACTTTTGTATTTGGCTTGTAGTCAAAGTCAGCCACAAGGTCGCTCACGTCTGCAAATGTCGCTGGCACGTCGCCTGCTTGAAGTGGGAGAAAATTTTTCTTGATCTCACGGCCTATCTTTATCTCAACTGCCTTGATGTAGTCC
Coding sequences within it:
- a CDS encoding DUF262 domain-containing protein, with product MALNLNAEQKSILNIFANVEYLIPNYQRPYSWDEQNCQILWDDLFNVFEDSSMGNEKDDGYFLGNIVLARGNDNKGYCEVIDGQQRLITIVLLAKALSLYDDKNTALENILWAKNRRDESDKKQRVKTAVFEESDNDNLKECLEIEDINFDNKKSKFHANITYFLSELKKQRDKFDLQQFIDFLLDKVFLLPIETKESTQDKARNSALTIFETINNRGLDLSDADIFKAQIYSAAINISKQDDFIERWNEMAKRCDAINYKIDDVFRVYMHIIRGKNADIKVEKSLRVFFTTDGEYTKALKKQNYSEIMSDLEKIVLCVEYYCILLKKPSSDTDKEISKWLEIINVYSNNIPKIAIFIYLFKNIQEDNLPNKNIDDFILYIKNLIRYVYKMGATTTVKFEIYKVIKDTMDGYSHEYEMPNKELEFYGKLKKGFLLIYLYERWGQGLISEYFIDSIGDNPRNIGNYLVADRLSYLSRKKSIHSRQQVFRKSSIIELKEYIADKIENWDESLMINREKEIKATIDNFLRNKE
- a CDS encoding DNA-3-methyladenine glycosylase I, yielding MRRCEWAKGELDIAYHDNEWGKVVKDDRKFFEMIVLEGFQAGLSWHGVLQKREAMRAAFDGFDPEKIKLYGEVEIAKFMQNEGLIRNRLKLKSLATNALAFLSVTKEFGSFYYYLWGHLLRKFDPKFDGKQIINHYQNIKQVPATTPMSHFVAKELKKRGFKFLGSVSTYAFLQSVGVVDDHMDYCFCKAKG
- a CDS encoding DNA ligase encodes the protein MRIVFALLVLLNFAFSLELLRLSEYKDQNVSGWLASEKLDGVRAYWDGENLLSRQGKKLNAPLSFTKNFPKFALDGELYAKELKFEEIQASVMDKLPDEKAWNRLKFHVFDVPEASGGLLERLSELEKFILQNPQAGQNLKIIKQVKVKDNAEFEAFAEAVIAKSGEGAVVREPNAAYERGRSQNVLKYKKFNDAECVVVAHKVGQGKFSGLLGSVVCENLSDKKRFKIGSGFSDKERANPPKIGSVITYKYQNLTAKGLPRFPVFLRVRED